The DNA region ATTTACGCTCGAGGCAGTGGGTCAATCCAAACGTATGGCCCATTTCATGAACCGTTTCCTTGCAGGCGCGCGCCAACAGCAAAGGCGGATTGGCCGGCAACTGGTAGAACTCCTGGCGCAGGCGCGCCAGCGAGACGATGGCAAGCGTACCGTTCAACTGCGCCTGGCCAAACACAAAACTGAGCATGGGGATAAACAAATCCTTTTCGGTGAGGGCGAGCAGACGCACGGCCTGCGGCGGGCAAAAGCGCAGCAACTCGCGCATGATGGCGATGACGCTGTACTGCTGGCGCGCCGGCTCCCAGGCAAACTCCGGCTCGCCCAGCGGCGCCAGCCGTTGCGATTCCAATCCGAAGTGCCGTCCGAGACAGAGTTCGATCTCGGCAAGCACTTCGGCTGCGACCGCGCCGACCGTAACCACCGCCACCGTTTTCACCGCGGCCGCCCGTTGACCGGTGACGCCACCGCGGCCGGCTCCTCCTCCGAAACCGGCAGGGTCACGATGAAGCGCGTGCCCTCGCCCACCCGGCTTTTCACTTCAATGTCCCCGCCGTGCGCGTCGATAATGCCATACACCACCGACAAGCCCAACCCGACGCCCTTGCCCTCGCCTTTGGTGGTGAAGAACGGATCAAAAATCTTGGTCAAATGATCCGGCGGAATGCCCTCGCCGTCATCCTGCACTTCCAAAATCACGTTGCGCGCCTGGGCCTGGCTGTGCGAGCGGATGGTAAGACGTCCCTTGCTGTGCGTCTGGGTCGCCTCCGCGCCGTTCATCACCAGATTGATCACCACCTGCTGCATCTGCGAGCTGTCGCAGCGCACCGGCGGCAAATCCTCGGCGAGCTGCAATTCCACCTCCACGTTGTTGAGCTTGAGCTTGTGGGAAAGCAGCGAGAGCGTGCTGCGCACGATGGCGTTCAAGTCGGCGCGCGTGCTTTGCGGTTTGGAGCGCCGCGAGAAGGCCAGCAAATCGCTGACGATGCGGCCGACGCGCGAGGTTTCATTGACCACCTGGCCGAGATACTTGCGGAAATCCGGCAGGCGGTTCGGCGGAATGCCGTCATCGGTGAGAATGCGCTGCATCAACATGGAGAGATTGAGCACGCCGGAGAGCGGGTTGTTGATCTCGTGCGCCACGCTGGCGGAAAGCTGGCCCAGCGAGGCCAGGCGGTCGCTTTGCAGCAATTTTTGATGCGCCACTTTGAGCTGCTCGGTGCGCTCCGCCACTTTGGTCTCCAGGCTCTGCGCGAATTCGTTGGTCTCCGAAATCGCCGCTTGCAGCCGCTCGCGCATGAGGTTGAA from bacterium includes:
- a CDS encoding archaemetzincin family Zn-dependent metalloprotease, which translates into the protein MKTVAVVTVGAVAAEVLAEIELCLGRHFGLESQRLAPLGEPEFAWEPARQQYSVIAIMRELLRFCPPQAVRLLALTEKDLFIPMLSFVFGQAQLNGTLAIVSLARLRQEFYQLPANPPLLLARACKETVHEMGHTFGLTHCLERKCPMSLSTTIQQVDGKGENFCANCTIVLRESLQLLRSPDMLRTEEQP
- a CDS encoding ATP-binding protein, whose product is MKIIPQKLAVKLILSLTLIIGLMEGLSGFINLQSQQQRLQDAMIVGADQLSKSITSATWHAMLADHREAAYEVMQTIALKQGIKRIRIFNKEGRVMFSTTAGDEVQVDKFAEACYLCHASAQPLVRVDVPSRARIFSGPDGERQLAMVTPIYNEPACSQAACHAHPSDLTVLGVLDVSLDLAPVDREMTAAEVRMVGVTAIHVLLIALFIILFTRYFVSKPIQKLVEGTRAVSKMQLDRPIEIESSEELAELAHSFNLMRERLQAAISETNEFAQSLETKVAERTEQLKVAHQKLLQSDRLASLGQLSASVAHEINNPLSGVLNLSMLMQRILTDDGIPPNRLPDFRKYLGQVVNETSRVGRIVSDLLAFSRRSKPQSTRADLNAIVRSTLSLLSHKLKLNNVEVELQLAEDLPPVRCDSSQMQQVVINLVMNGAEATQTHSKGRLTIRSHSQAQARNVILEVQDDGEGIPPDHLTKIFDPFFTTKGEGKGVGLGLSVVYGIIDAHGGDIEVKSRVGEGTRFIVTLPVSEEEPAAVASPVNGRPR